TTCGCGGCCCTTCTGGCTGGCGATGTGGCTGTAGAAGACGAAGCCGTCGGCGTCGTAGCCCTTCATCAGCACCATCCGGACGTCGGGCAGGCCGTCGGAATCCACCGTCGCGAGCGCCATCGCGTTCGGGTCGTTGGGCTCGGACCGATCCGCCTCTGCAAGCCATTCAGCAAACAACTCAAACGGATTCTCCGCCGCGGTGAAATCACCCGACGTTAACTGACTCTGTTGTTTGATGGAGGTATCGCTCATGCGAGGGAATCCGACTTGTGCTTCGCCGCCATCCGGAACGCGCTGGCAGCTCTGTATAGGCCAGACCTATATAGGGCACGCAATTGCGTTGGCCTATCGACGATAGCGATTCTAACGGCCTCGGGCTTGGGCGGCTGCAGCGTCGGAGGCAAGGATGCGGCGTTTGCCCAAATGGACAGCAGCGACTTCACAGGCTCGATCCGCGCCTTGACGCCGCCTGCCGAGAACGGCCCGACCGAGGCCGACCTGGCACTGGCGCGCATGGCGGCGTCCGATGTGTTGACCAAGGGCGACAAGGATTCCAGTCAGCCGTGGGAGAATCCTGCGACCGGCGCGCGCGGCTCTGTCACGCCGCTCGCGGCGGCCTATACGGCCGACGGTCGCTCCTGCCGCGATTTTCTCGCCAGCTACGTCAAGGACAGATCGGAAAGCTGGATGCAGGGCGCGGCCTGCCGCTCGGCGCAGGGGCATTGGGAAATCCGCTCGCTGAAACCATGGCGACGCAGCTGACGCACGGCGAATGCGGCCGATAGCGGTTGCAAAAGCGACACAAACATCCCAGATGAAGCGCCATTGGGCGGTCTGCCCATCATGTGAATTCCTTCAAGGAGACGAGACGGATGCGCGACCCCTATGAGGTCCTGGGGGTGCAGC
The DNA window shown above is from Rhodopseudomonas palustris HaA2 and carries:
- a CDS encoding RT0821/Lpp0805 family surface protein — encoded protein: MCFAAIRNALAALYRPDLYRARNCVGLSTIAILTASGLGGCSVGGKDAAFAQMDSSDFTGSIRALTPPAENGPTEADLALARMAASDVLTKGDKDSSQPWENPATGARGSVTPLAAAYTADGRSCRDFLASYVKDRSESWMQGAACRSAQGHWEIRSLKPWRRS